In the Phyllopteryx taeniolatus isolate TA_2022b chromosome 1, UOR_Ptae_1.2, whole genome shotgun sequence genome, AGAAAAGTCCCTCACCTCAGCctacacttgttcacaaatatCCTTCTCCTCTCAGGTAGCGTTCTCCTCCAGGCACCGTTATctgggtgtaaaaaaaaaaaaaaaaaaaatgacattggccATAACTTTAGGCACACCTGTACAACAACCGAAAAATGATCCAGTGAAGTCAGATGGCACACTCACCAGGCTCAGAGTTTCTTCTTCCCATTAGCCCAACAAATATGTCATGCATTTCCCCTGAAAAGAAGCACAATCACATATCGTccttcaatacaaaaaaagagagaagctttttaaggaaaaaaaatcgacTTACTTTTTTGTGGGTGCTGCACAGTGTTTTCACCTGAAACAATGATTTCGGGGAAATTCATAACATTGAAGCAACGTCCGAAAGAATGAATCCTTATAATTAAATAAACCAAGACacatacataaaacaaagcGACTCACCGGCAGCATCTCTTCTGCCCATCAGACCCACAAAACTGTCATAATCCCAATCGCTATACCTCTTAATGAGGTTCGGTTTGGGGTAATTTAAACCAAGGGTTTGGTGCTGTAACGAAGATCAgtcaaataaaatcaatcagTCAACAAGTCTGAAATACAtgaacatttggaaaataagAGGGAGGGGTGGGAACCTACAAGTGAAGTTGTTTTGCGTGACTCGGGCTCCTCGCATCTGGACTGACTGCAACGAAGTTTGACGAGGAGGAGCAGAGACACCAGTAAAAAAACCCTTCTCATTTTCCCAGCAACACCTGAAAAACAACACTAGAAGCCTTAACTCGCCATAAAGGTAAatttactgctgattactaTTCTTTTATCCTGGAATCAGCTGCACTTGTTGCGCATTTAGTGCGTAAATACGCACTAAATAAAGACAAACGCACCCCACGCAAAATTACTCGGTCTTTTCTAACTATAAGGTAATAATTTTATAGAATTACCCACCACCAATATGATATAAAGTAATTTTTCTTACCTGGTGTGTGGCGAGAAGTTGCTGAGTTGCGTGCTCAAG is a window encoding:
- the tac3a gene encoding tachykinin-3a translates to MRRVFLLVSLLLLVKLRCSQSRCEEPESRKTTSLHQTLGLNYPKPNLIKRYSDWDYDSFVGLMGRRDAAGENTVQHPQKREMHDIFVGLMGRRNSEPDNGAWRRTLPERRRIFVNKCRLRFLQGL